GAAGGAGGGACCAACTGTGGAGAGCCGGTAGTGGGGAGGAGGGGATCGCCTGTAGACAACTGTGGGGAGGAgggggtgattttttttttttgcctaaatCCCTTAAAAGTCCGAAGGGCGACTTTCACAGTCTCCTTCTGGGAGGGTGACTCATATGGTCGCCATGTGATAAGGCAACTATGAAAGTCATCCTTCCATAAGGTGATTTTTTTTGGCTGACTCCTTGATTTTGTTAGCTGACTCATACTCTCATATGGCTCCAGATGGCACCTAAAGTCGCTCTATCAtagaatgattttttttgaagcagTAATTTGGTAAATTCTTTTTAAAGAATATTATTtcgataaattattttaaaaacaatGGTAATAGGGTAAAAAATCCCATCAAATGAGTTAAAAATAGAGTAAGAGTATGAAAGAAATATACTAAACTTTCGTTATCTGCTGTTCTCTTTAACACCAATATGTTCTTTTGACGATGATTAGGCTATTGGCAATATCTCATAGGCCAAATGATAATAtgctgaaaaatttttatcataaaaactgAGATATATGTATAATATCATACGCTATGATGATTACTTTAtaattcttctttttttagaAATGCCATCATAATACTCAAAAAACCTCTGattaagaagaggaaaggaaattgAAATCATTTATATCATCTTTATTTAGTAAATGATAAGATTTAATATGAGTCTCAgtctatatatataaaaaaagttTTTCTATCTTTTGTGATTTGTTCAAGCActaatatttttctctttctatttttttttttgtaaaagtcATGAGGATTCATGTCATTATTATCATTATAACGAAAAAAACAAGGATTCACTGTCAAAGCGAGCAACTCAACCATattcaataataataaaatattagtatTAGTGACtttaaattttagagaaagaaatgaTGGTTCTTTTTTTTAGGATGGAGGGAGGAGGATTACAAAACGTTGGTGGAgcaaaaaagaaattttttttttttcaaaaaatattcgaTTCATCTCAGGGACTTTGAGATAATTTTATCGTCTCATCTGTCATTAGGCTTTACATGATCGCTCTGCAGTCAAAATAATCATCCGTAGATAAACAACCTTTCACGATCACGCGGCGCCTGCCGCTCGATCCATGAACCCTCATGTTACACGCCTTCTCGCCTACGGAGGCGGTTTAGGTCGCAGGTTCCTGCGAACCTGTGAATGCCCACAAACCGCACGATGGACCTCTTGATCAGATCCACGTATCCAACGGTTCCCTGTGAATTGAACCGGCTTGTCGCGGCCTCGTCTATTTAACAGACAAAAAAAAGGCCATAATCACCTTTCTTCCCCCGATCTCATCCTCTCCCTCATCTCTCATCGCCGCTCGACTCTTATATTCTCCCTATCGACTCTCGGAGCTTCGCCGTGTTCTATccgatttctagggtttcttgtcgATATATTGGGTTTCCCGAGACTTCGATCTCTTTCCCCATGGCGGAGGTGATCGACATGCCTGCCGAAGCCCTAGATCGCCGCCGGGACCGCCCGCTGGAGAGCCGAGAGAGCCCGACCGATGGATCTCCACCACCGCCGCCGCCCCCCCCGAGAAGAAGGGACAGGGATTCGAGGGAGAGGAGGGACGAGAGGGACGACCGGCCTCCGAACCGGCGGGACGATTACCACGACGTCAGGAACCGGTCGCCTCCGCTCCCGCCGCCTCCGCCGCTCGGGCCTTCGAGGGGGGAGAGGGATCGGGAGTATCGGAGGCGGAGCAGCCCCAGCCCGCCGCCTTTCGGTCACCGCAGGCACTCTCCTCCCCGCCGGTCCCCTCCGCCTGGGCCCTTTAAGCGGTCTCGGAGGGAGGACGGTGGATACGACCGGCGTCGGGGTAGTCCTAGAGGAGGCTATGGATCAGACGATAGAAGGTGGGCATAAATTGGTTCTTAAATCGTCAATTTTGTGTATGAAGATTCGTTCTTGTTATCGATATCATCATGAAAGATTGTTTTCTGTTGCTGATACCCTGCTTATGCTTGTAGGTACGGCTATGATTATGGTGGAGGGTATGATCGAGGCAGAGGTGGGTATGCCGATGAAAGGCCTCATGGCCGTTACATGAATCGTCTATCAGGTGATTATCGACACGGTTCCGTCCACTAGCTGTTCACAACCTGAATGTGGTTTTCTGATACACCATATTTGAAATGTAAAAGAAAGAATCAAGCAGAACAAGGCATTACTGAATGTGTGGATTGTCTGAACATCGCCTTCAGTGCCTCTTCAAATTACATGCAACTTTAGATTCCACTGCTCCCTTGCTCCACTGCTCCCTTGCCCTGCTTTTCATCTCATCCACCACTCTTTCCCTTTAGCTTTGTTCCATCATCTTAACTGTCATTATTTTCCTCTTACATTCTAATTCTCCAGTTATCATTCTCTTCCCAGGCCACTCACGGTGTCCAGACAGAGTTGCTGTTAATGCATGTATTAGTGGTTGTTAAAATATACATCAAGGCTGCATTTGATTGCAGGTTGAATGTGAGTTAAATGGAATTACAGTCTCCTTTAACCCACTTATTCCATTATAACTGGCCAAATGCTAAAAGAACCACCAATTTATTTCAAGGACAGAATGTGCATGTTGTAGAAGTTTGTATTGTTACTTTTCCGTCAAACTCGGAGTAAACTATTGCACTCTATATGATAAACAAGTTTATTTTGAAGTAAGGTGGGTTAGGAAAGCAAGTCAACCAATTTACTCTAAGCTAACATATTTCCCATCCAAATGCAGCTAAAAAATGACGAGAAGGGCGAACATTTACCAAGGTGATGTAGTAAAATAGTACCTCATCCGAAAAAGCGTGAGCCCAAATTATCAGTTAGGTTCTTTGGCCTTGCTTAAGCATCTAAGAGCTTTCCAAAGTTTACCTGATGTGGAATTGAACAAATGTCTGCATGGGTTATCATATGCTTTCCTTGTTTAAGCTCTCACAACCTTGCTAGGGGATGGATCCAAATCCGTGAAatgaaatttttgatcaaatcacatCACAATATACTAGGCCTTCCAATTCTTTAAGAGGTTTATCTAAAAGATTCACGACAATATAACTAGGAAGACATTGCAAATACCACGAGTCATTGGATATGCGAGTTTGATATATCCTCTTTGATATTGTCGTACCCTAGAATCAACAATTTGCACCTTGCATTGTAGTCAAGGTTTTTAGTTACTAGGTTTCAGCCATGCTAGAAGCTGTCTGATACCGAGATGGACCACATTTCTTGGTTTATGTTGACTTAAATAGGAAATTGAAGAAATAAGAAAGAAGTGAGATTTCCAAGATCTCGGCTAGTGTTATAGGGATTGAGATTTCTGGATCCTAATTAATATAGTAAACCCTGATTAACACCTACATCTTAAGACTATAATCTGAATGTGTAATAAACTAAGATACAAGTTTAGGATTCTAAAAAGGTATATCCTATTAGGATATCTCAACCGGTACTTTGATATCACAGCAGCTGATACATAGAATGTATTGGTTTATAACGGCCAATATAGTATGGGCCGAGATATAGGTTTTATCATATTGGTGACTGCCCAATAATGATACAAACTGATATCTTGGACAAGATGAAAACCATATGACAAAACCTGTGTCTTTTCTGAGATGAAAACCATATGATAAAACCTATATCTTGGCTGAGATGAAAACTGTTGTAATGAACAATACATGCAAGATGTAAGAAAGCCGAAGGAGCAAGTGGGAAAAGAACATTAGCCAAACACTAGAATCCCACCACCTTCATTAGAAGGGATCAGGTGATAGGAAACTCAAACATTCTTAAAAATCTGCAAATAGAACAGGTCTTAGAAATAAGATCCTCATAAAAAATGATTGAGTTTTAAAGATGCAATATACACATTTTAAAAGGATGAGATCTCATCAATCAAACTCATTTTTCTTCTCATAGAAGTTCTATAACTGCATTATTGTTGCTATTAACTTGACAAATTGTATGTTATCCACCAACTTTTTTTGATCAACTCTAAAAAGAAATTACAAGCCCATAAGGTAAGATTTTTGACTATTGATGTACTTTGTTTATGTTTTCTACCAAGTACCAATAATTGTTATTCATTCTCCCTTTCCCTCTCTTGGATTGCTGCTAAGATTTTGATGCTATTGCATCATGGAATTGTAATTTCTTTTGTTAAGATAAATATGTTTACTCAGATGTGGCTGCTTGTCTTGCCTCGCAGGTTTCTATGACATTCTGTATTTAagttaaaaaagataaaaaaagacaTGGCATGATTGGTGATCTAAAGagccttcatttttttcttccccCTCCCATATCAGATTCTCAAATTTCCCTTTTCAATCATCTTTTGAACTTTTCAGGCGCCATTCAGCTTTGCTTGTGTTTACTGATAACTTATATTTTACTTGGGGAGGTTAGggctatataaatatttaaatttcctAGAAAATTAAATATGATCAGTCTGACAATCCATTAAGTTCATTTCATCAATAGGCTACTGCTTTCTTTGTAAACTACTCTTCTTGTGAATCTGTGATCTCTTAGCTGGAGCATTGAAAAGGATAAATAATGAATATTGTAATTTTGGATGTGATATGTTATGTCTGTTTACAGCATttgtattttggatttaaaaatgCTGAAGTTACTATTGGTATGTTTTTCTTTTTGAACATCATTTTTCTTCTAGAGTTACTATGTTTGGACAGTTGCACAGGAACCCACCAACTCCAAAATTTTGGAATTACTGTTTTGAAGCTGAATTGGTTGCTAAGGTATACAGATCGTtaatggtttgaaatataattattaatcattTAGTCAAGTAAATGGTAAAAGATAAGTTATACATTCATGCATAGTGTAGCATGCCTTTGTTATTTAAATCTGAAGCTGATGGAACTCCTGTATTAGGAGGGAACCCATGAACTATATTAATtattttccttcctttcttttttcgcaCTTAGGGTTTTGGACTGTTGAATTGTTCATCCAGGAAATATTTGTTCTTACTTTTTTATTGGTTTTGTTACCTTCCATCGCTCACTCTTTTGACCCTCTTTATTGGAAAGGTATCATCAGTTCAATTATTTACTGTAATGCTGGTAAAAGTTCCTTTGCAAGCTTATAAATTATAGATTAGAATAATTGAATATCTATTTTAAGCTTGAGAAATGTTCTGTATTAGGGATCATCATCAGCATTTCTCTTGTTATTTCTGCTTATCTTGAATAATTTCTCATTCTCATCTTTTTCCTTCCTAAATAAAATAATCTTCAGATTGGCCTGATTCAGGACGTGGTGGTTTTGGTGATGGAGCAGAGGTCATTCAAAGGTTTGTAACATGCCATGTCTTATATTGTGAAACCTGTTTCAGCTTCTGTCATGGTCCAGTATGACGGATCTGATTAACGTTTCCCCCTTTCCTTCTTTCTGCTAGTTGTTTAATATCTTAGTTATTTGTTTAAATTGATGTTCTTTTTCCTTGTTATTGATGCATTGGATAGTTTTCTTTTGAAACTGCTTTGCATACACATTTGTTTCATGATTATCTTAGCATGTAAGGTCTTTGTTGGTCTACAGTTTTGGTTAGTCTATACGCTGAAGAAAGGACGTGATTGACTCTCCCCTGCCTAGTCTTATTATTGCTCTGACATATCTATGCCATTTAAAATGATGTGCCTAGAGTTATTAACTATTAAGTATGTTGGTTAAGTCACTGTTTGATCATTTAGCAAGATTATGTTAAGATAGTGTCACATTAtgttttctacaaaaaaaaaaaaaacacacttcTATCGAGTCTTCACCTTAATATGCCTCTTGACATTCATACGTGGATTATTAAAAGCATTTATTAATTAGCATTGGTGTATCAACTTTTTGTTCCTCCAAGTTTTACCTTGCAACCAAActttctttttataaattttaatgatcTATGAAAGAGGCGGTAAATATAAGAccaaggtatgctgaaccggtaccgtCGGCCGTTTCGGCCGGCTGGCGGTAtggttcggtatggtttcataccaTACCGAACCGACGACCCAaatcagaagaaaaaaaagagattaatagagagagagaaagaggaagaaaaaaaaaagagggaggggaaggagccggcggggccgctggacggcctccgactggccACCGTGGCCGCCGGAGGGTGCAGTCCACGCGCGCGGGCCCacaggcgtgaaacaggggcatcgcccctgtttcgcaaatttttttaaaaaacatggttttaagtgaagtcggcaaacgatttgtcggcaaatgattttttttaaaaaaaaaaattcttaagtcagTAACctagttgccgacttcataagtttaaaataaaataaaaaattgaaacagACGTcatctgtttcgaaaaagaagggggTGGAGCCGTAgaggggctccgcccgctcgaccgtCCTCAGGCCATCGGTGTCGGCTCGCCGGCCACCGGAAGCCTCGCAATGGAGGCACCATCTGTCCGGTAGGTTCTCCGTCCCCCCTCCgaacgctctctctctctttcttgctctCTTGAAAGTCCTATCGGGTGATACGGGATTtggaagccctccgacggccgcagccggccaccatcggcctccggcggctcccacctccctccctctcctcctctctctttctctttctcactttctgttcttttttcttcggtatcgccggtgtaccgattttacAGGTCGAATCATGCCGGTTCTCCGTCGGTCCGGTACGAGACGGGGTGTACTGGCCGGTTCAGCACGGTATAGCAAACATTGTATAAGACTCTTCTTTTTGGCTTCTCTTCATTCTATCCAATAAATCTATAAAACATTTTCTAAAGACACTTGCCAAAGAAGTAGTAACTAAGAACCGtgctgattaagtaattattttatcAGATAGCAAGATTGTTAAAATAGTGTTTCATTATATTTTTCTACGAACAAAAGAACTTCCGTTTAGTCTGAAACTTTATATGCATCTTGACCTTCATACATGGATTGTTAAAAGTGTCCATCCGTCaaatttttctttgtcattaaatATATTGGTTTATCAACTTTTGGTTCTCCAAGTTTACCTATATGAATCCTTTTCCTCCGTTCCCCTCTGTTTAGGATCATACTTTCTGATTGCAACCAATTCTTTAATAAATTTATTGTTGTATAAAAGAGGCAATAAGTATGGGACTCTTGTTTTTTTGGCTGCTTCTATTCTATCCCTTTTTTGCTCCCCCTCCACCCCCCCAACCCTTTTTTTGGCATCTTTTTACCCTGAAAAGCAGAAAGTTGAATCAACTTGAATGTATAAGCCTTCTTTGAAGCGGATGAGCACAGTCCATCAGCTTGGTGGATGTGAAAAATCTGGATGCTACTATATTTCCAAGAGCAAGCTTTTGGAGGGCATATCTTTTCACCCCATAAGAGAACATTTTGCAATTAATGGTAAAATTATTTTTCCTTTGGAAAATTATTTCTAATCCTCTCTATCGTTCCTGGTACCTTTTATCATCACTCTCCATTCTTCTCCTATGTTTTCTGTCCATCTAGAAATGCCATAGCAAAACTATTCATAAATCATAAATTCTGAAAATGCAAATAATCTATAGTCTATATTGGTTTATCCTCCAAAGATTTTATCGTGACAAAGGTCACATGTGtagcacagagagagagagagagagagggtgataCGGAAGGTTCAGAAACCTGATCAAATActggatctttgatttttgaggcCAACCTATTTAATTATGTTGTTCGGCAACATTCAAAAGATGGGGGCTAGGCATAGGTGCATGGTCTAGTTTCCTGTTCAGAAAATTATTTAAATTGAAATGTTTTATGATGCTTATTTTATGTTTGCTGTTCACATCCTCTTCAGACAACCATGGCTATATGGTTTATCAGTTGGGTGCAAGAAGTCATAACCACCACTTTTGCCTTTTGTTATAATGGAAGGAAGATTGTATTGATGTTCTTGAAGCCTGAAGAAGACGAGCAAGTTTTAGAGAATTCATGATAAGAGTGAAAAGATCCAACCCTTGCGGAAGTGATTCTTGGATCATGCTTGGGATGGCTAGACTCATCAAAGTGGTCACTGAACTCAAGTTTGTGTTCTTCACAAAAGTTGGGTGTTTGAGATAGGATAATCTTTGGGTGTTTGTGAGGTTGGTGGACGTGGATCAATGGCAATCGGTGATCCAATGCATGCTCTTTAAGGCAACATCTAACTGCTTCAGCATCAGATATATCTTTGCTAATCAAACCCTGAATTTTACTCTGGAAATGATTTGATCCTTTTCATCCTCTTCTTTTAATCTTCTGCCACCTCATTTTTTATTCTTGTTCTTTGTTTTCTCTGTTCTTCCTTCATCATTTTTGCTGGACAGGCCTGCTGCTGGTATTGCTCTCCATCTTCTTTGAACCTGTCTCAAAATTAGCATTCCTCTCCTTTGATACCTTGTTGCTGTGATATCGAATGTGCTTAGAGTCATTTAGAGCCTCTAGATGTCCTAGAACTTGTTTCCATCTCTTTTCATACGTTTGGATCTAAATATCACTTTTAGcttattcatgatttttttacCCAATATCACATTAGCAATTGGGATCTTGGTTTACTTGTATAGAACTCTTTTTATTGTGCTGGACTTCTTCAAATTCCATGTGGCATGAGCTCTGTTTAGAGATTTATGAtcttttatattaaattctattcAAGGATTATACATGCACTTCTGTCAAATTTGTTGTTGTTATTTTTCCATTTTCTATCTAATTTCCATGTTTGGCTTGTGGAGGTTATTTGGCCCTGCCATTTGAATTTGGTTGAAAGTTGGAATTCATCAGGAGTTCGTTTTGCATGTTTTCGAACTCAACTGGGGTGCATTATAATCAATATATTCTTAATGAGTAACATTATTTATTACGGTTTCTTCCAGGGAAGGCTTGATGTCCTACAAGCAGTTCATCcaagagcttgaagatgatattttACCAGCTGAAGCTGAGCGCAGGTATATAAAATAGAGCATGGCTGttattatctaaaaatttaatatgaGCATTTGGATTTGTACACTCTTAATTGTTTTATTTAGTTTTTTGATGGGATTGGCTATTGTTCCAAGTAGTCTGATGATGTAAGGAAGGCATTATTTTTATTAGTAGTCTGATGATgtaaagaaatattatttttattaattatatactcAAGCTTTGCTGTGATTGTGTAGGTACGAAGAGTACAGATCAGAGTACATTTCTACTCAGAAACGTACTTATTTCGACACTCACAAGGAGGAAGAATGGTACTGTTACTTTTATTCATAATATTTTTTCCCCTAGTTATGGTTGCAGATTTCTATCTATCGGGCTCATGTTTTCAATTTGAACGTCTTTTGAAGTAGTATTACTTAATGTGTCTTGACTTATTTGGGTGTAGGCTGAAGGACAAATATCATCCGACCAACTTGGTGTCCGTTATTGAAAGGTTAGTTGTTGGCATGCATGTCTGAGATTTAATCTAGTAATTGGAGCATTCATTGTTCGTTGGAAGATGATATAGTTAAAGTCCTACTAAATCATCTCTACCCCTTTCTTTTGTATGTGCTCTTGCACATTCTTTGCTTGGTTGTACCCATGCTATATTCTGTATGCTAACTTGTATCATCAGTCATTACTGCATTCTATTTTATTTATGCAATCTTTCATGTTATTTCTGCAGGCGGAATGAACATGCAAGATCTATTGCGAAGGAATTCTTGCTTGATTTGCAGAGTGGAACGCTTGACCTGTAAGATGTTTCTCTGCAGTCCTAGGTTTTGGTTGCACATTTAGTTTCTTGGTTTGACCGTTTTCTGCTTATCTCCTTGTGCATGCAGGGGTCCAGGTGCAACAGCTGCAGTAGTAACCCAATCTGGAAATGGTAGCGATCCAAACTCTGAGGATGAAATGGACTCTAGTGGCAAAAGGAGGAGGCATGGTAGGGGCCCAGCAAAAGAAAACAATCCGCTTTCAGCAGCTCCCAAAGCCCACCCAGTTAGTTCTGAACTTCGAAGAATTCAAGTTGACATAGAACAAGCTCAGGCACTTGTCCATAAACTTGACACAGAGAAGGGTATCGAGGACAATGTTCTGTCCAGTAGTGATCATGATAAACTGGATGGAGAGAAATCCCATGGTGGATCTATGGGGCCAATTATAATAATACGAGGATTGACTACTGTCAAGGGTCTTGAGGGTGTTGAGCTGTTGGATACCCTAATCACTTATTTGTGGCGCATCCATGGCGTAGATTACTACGGCATGTCTGAGA
The DNA window shown above is from Elaeis guineensis isolate ETL-2024a chromosome 8, EG11, whole genome shotgun sequence and carries:
- the LOC105050847 gene encoding serrate RNA effector molecule encodes the protein MAEVIDMPAEALDRRRDRPLESRESPTDGSPPPPPPPPRRRDRDSRERRDERDDRPPNRRDDYHDVRNRSPPLPPPPPLGPSRGERDREYRRRSSPSPPPFGHRRHSPPRRSPPPGPFKRSRREDGGYDRRRGSPRGGYGSDDRRYGYDYGGGYDRGRGGYADERPHGRYMNRLSDWPDSGRGGFGDGAEVIQREGLMSYKQFIQELEDDILPAEAERRYEEYRSEYISTQKRTYFDTHKEEEWLKDKYHPTNLVSVIERRNEHARSIAKEFLLDLQSGTLDLGPGATAAVVTQSGNGSDPNSEDEMDSSGKRRRHGRGPAKENNPLSAAPKAHPVSSELRRIQVDIEQAQALVHKLDTEKGIEDNVLSSSDHDKLDGEKSHGGSMGPIIIIRGLTTVKGLEGVELLDTLITYLWRIHGVDYYGMSEINEAKGLRHVRADSKSFDGSNTSGADWEKKLDAFWQKRLQGQDPLEILTAKDKIDAAAVEALDPYVRKIRDEKYGWKYGCGAKGCTKLFHAAEFVHKHLRLKHPDLVMELTSKVREDLYFQNYMNDPNAPGGTPVMQQSALKVKAPRYRLLSDNRLRDERGNRREHDRANRNDDRYDRTDHSPSHDANGGSEGGNHDETMYDAFGGQGLHGGPFPADMPPPPPVLMPVPGAGPLGPFVPAPPEVAMRMLREQGGPSSFEANGGPRGRKGRLGPGSAPILAVPPAFRHDPRRIRSYQDLDAPEDEVTVIDYRSL